In one window of Candidatus Sulfuricurvum sp. RIFRC-1 DNA:
- the trxA gene encoding thioredoxin: MAKYVELTVSNFDEVTKEGVSLVDFWAPWCGPCRMIAPVIEELAAEYEGKANICKVNTDEEQDIAVKYGIRSIPTILFFKNGEVVEQMVGAASKQAFADKLNALL, encoded by the coding sequence ATGGCTAAATACGTAGAATTAACCGTTTCAAATTTTGATGAAGTAACCAAAGAGGGTGTCTCTTTGGTAGATTTTTGGGCTCCTTGGTGTGGACCATGCCGTATGATCGCTCCGGTTATCGAAGAGTTGGCGGCTGAATATGAAGGAAAAGCGAATATCTGTAAAGTTAATACCGATGAAGAGCAAGATATCGCCGTTAAATACGGTATCCGTTCTATCCCTACTATTCTTTTCTTTAAAAACGGTGAAGTCGTTGAGCAAATGGTAGGCGCAGCTTCTAAACAAGCATTCGCTGACAAACTAAACGCGTTGCTATAA
- a CDS encoding molybdopterin-dependent oxidoreductase, with product MVIDSVCTYCGVGCDISAEVEDNKIQKIFAKEEGLVSQGRLCIKGKQGWDFLTHPKRLRNARVRKAFLAKNSALFADLDMDYLEPVDHDFYEISYESAYELVARKLRSITDEHGSHSFAAIGGARTSCEGSYLFQHFTRHVVGSPHVDNCARVCHSPSLKGMRTTIGEGAMTNPFDDIYETEYIVVMGSNTTEGHPIVANRILDVIKNDGIELAVLDVRRIQLSKSATNHLSIPYEANLMILNMMAYVILSENLVNTDFVNSRTKGYEEYKNSILNDPYANPEYLLQIPGYESLVEEVRTVARKYATRKSLFFWGLGITEHLDGSYAVMAITHLSMLTGNIGKRGAGLMPLRGQNNVQGTCDVGMLPYYAPDYQPPKEVGMMTPDLINAMVDGKIKALYNISEDIAHIHPNQNKIHAALGNLDLLVVNELFDNEITKFADIIFGVKSAYEKTGVYVNAERRLHLSQPLINVMMPDDWEVIAEISKRYGTDFGFKNSRDVWERVRVDAPIRFGGASYEKLEANRLRGLQWPVQEEDLPILHIDTFRTKDGFGTFHYHQYSSRGQVAELLENQTHDGYYLTTGRVLVHYNNAAQTNACDKLHRSHSEDILLVSVEDEEFFEFKDFVVLRSEYGQSAPLRVKVSSTVKKGTLFSTFHHAKSNINFLFGDEHDELIKTARFKSIKVEVIKPDYLD from the coding sequence ATGGTTATCGACAGCGTTTGTACCTATTGCGGTGTAGGATGTGATATTTCCGCTGAGGTGGAAGATAACAAAATCCAAAAAATCTTTGCAAAAGAAGAGGGTCTTGTCTCTCAAGGGCGCTTGTGTATCAAAGGAAAACAGGGATGGGATTTTCTGACTCACCCAAAACGTCTACGCAATGCCCGTGTCCGTAAAGCTTTTTTAGCTAAAAACAGTGCATTGTTCGCCGATTTGGATATGGACTATCTCGAACCGGTGGATCACGATTTTTACGAGATCAGTTATGAGAGTGCGTACGAGCTCGTTGCCCGTAAACTTCGATCGATTACGGATGAACACGGTTCGCACAGTTTTGCGGCGATCGGCGGAGCACGAACCAGCTGTGAGGGATCGTATCTTTTTCAACACTTTACCCGTCATGTAGTAGGATCTCCGCACGTCGATAACTGCGCCCGTGTGTGTCACTCCCCTTCACTCAAAGGGATGCGTACTACGATCGGCGAGGGGGCAATGACGAACCCGTTTGATGATATTTATGAGACTGAGTACATCGTGGTGATGGGGTCCAATACAACCGAAGGGCATCCCATCGTCGCCAACCGTATACTCGATGTGATCAAAAATGACGGTATTGAACTCGCTGTACTCGATGTTCGCCGTATACAGCTCTCGAAATCGGCAACCAATCATCTAAGCATCCCGTACGAAGCCAATCTGATGATTCTCAACATGATGGCCTATGTTATCCTCTCTGAAAATCTGGTCAATACAGACTTTGTGAACAGCCGTACCAAAGGGTATGAGGAGTATAAAAATTCTATCCTCAATGATCCGTATGCGAATCCTGAATATCTGCTTCAAATACCTGGGTATGAATCACTGGTAGAGGAAGTTCGAACGGTTGCGCGTAAATACGCAACGCGTAAAAGTCTCTTTTTCTGGGGATTAGGGATCACTGAACATCTAGATGGTTCGTATGCCGTGATGGCGATTACCCATCTCTCAATGTTGACCGGAAACATTGGCAAACGGGGTGCTGGATTGATGCCGCTTCGGGGACAGAACAATGTTCAAGGGACATGTGATGTCGGGATGCTGCCGTATTACGCACCTGATTATCAACCGCCCAAAGAGGTGGGGATGATGACCCCTGATTTGATCAATGCAATGGTTGATGGGAAAATCAAGGCCCTTTACAACATCAGCGAAGATATCGCCCATATCCACCCGAATCAAAACAAAATCCATGCCGCATTGGGCAATCTCGACCTTTTAGTGGTCAATGAACTGTTCGACAATGAGATTACCAAATTTGCCGACATAATCTTCGGGGTAAAAAGTGCCTATGAGAAAACGGGTGTCTATGTCAATGCGGAGCGGCGTCTCCACCTCTCTCAGCCTCTTATCAATGTGATGATGCCCGATGACTGGGAAGTGATCGCCGAAATCTCCAAACGCTACGGAACAGATTTCGGATTCAAAAACTCCCGTGATGTTTGGGAAAGAGTACGTGTGGACGCTCCGATCCGCTTTGGCGGGGCGAGTTATGAAAAGCTCGAAGCTAATCGTCTACGCGGATTGCAATGGCCGGTACAGGAAGAAGATTTACCGATATTGCACATCGATACTTTCCGAACCAAAGACGGATTCGGGACGTTTCATTATCACCAATATTCATCGCGAGGACAGGTTGCCGAATTGCTTGAGAATCAAACGCATGACGGCTATTACCTTACGACTGGACGGGTATTGGTTCATTATAACAACGCGGCGCAGACAAATGCGTGTGATAAGCTTCACCGTTCTCACAGCGAAGATATTCTTTTAGTCAGCGTTGAGGATGAGGAGTTTTTTGAATTTAAAGATTTTGTTGTCTTGCGCAGTGAATACGGGCAAAGTGCACCGTTGCGGGTCAAGGTGAGTTCGACCGTGAAAAAAGGGACATTGTTTTCAACTTTCCACCATGCCAAAAGCAATATTAACTTTTTGTTTGGCGATGAACATGATGAGCTGATCAAAACAGCACGTTTCAAATCGATCAAAGTCGAGGTGATTAAACCCGACTATTTGGATTAA
- a CDS encoding FAD-dependent oxidoreductase yields MLDCAIIGGGPAGLTAGLYTTRGGLDNVIMYEKGMPGGQITMSSEIENYPGVTGHITGMDLMIPWPEQCQRFGLKHEMSEVTRVTRGEAGVFIIQKSDGSSDEAKSVIVCTGSTPKRAGFTGEDTFFGRGVSTCATCDGFFYKNKEVAVIGGGDTALEEALYLAKICSKVYLIHRRDSFRSAPNTIARVKETANIELVLNAIPEEVFGGSMGVDGIRVKLQDGSSRQIDVPGVFVFVGNNVNNQVLMQEDGSFLCDMTPWGEVKVDLSMKTSIPGLYAAGDMRAEAPKQVVCAAGDGAVAALQAIAYVDGHQ; encoded by the coding sequence ATGTTGGATTGTGCGATCATTGGAGGGGGACCGGCAGGGCTTACTGCCGGTTTATACACCACGCGTGGCGGGTTGGACAATGTCATCATGTATGAGAAAGGGATGCCGGGCGGTCAGATTACGATGAGTTCGGAGATTGAAAACTATCCGGGGGTGACCGGTCACATCACAGGGATGGATCTGATGATCCCGTGGCCGGAACAATGCCAACGTTTTGGTCTAAAACATGAGATGTCCGAAGTGACGCGAGTCACACGAGGTGAAGCGGGTGTGTTTATAATCCAAAAATCAGACGGTTCATCCGATGAGGCGAAAAGCGTTATCGTGTGTACGGGATCAACACCAAAACGCGCCGGATTTACGGGTGAAGATACATTTTTTGGGCGCGGTGTGAGTACATGTGCGACGTGTGACGGGTTTTTCTACAAAAACAAAGAGGTCGCCGTGATCGGTGGGGGTGATACGGCTTTGGAAGAAGCTCTGTATTTGGCAAAAATCTGCTCTAAAGTGTACCTTATTCACCGTCGTGACAGCTTCCGTTCTGCTCCCAACACGATTGCGAGAGTGAAAGAGACCGCTAATATCGAATTGGTGTTGAACGCTATCCCCGAAGAGGTATTCGGAGGTTCAATGGGTGTCGATGGTATCCGCGTCAAACTCCAAGACGGTTCATCTCGTCAAATCGATGTTCCGGGCGTTTTCGTATTCGTTGGCAACAATGTCAACAATCAAGTTTTGATGCAAGAAGACGGCTCGTTTTTATGTGACATGACCCCCTGGGGTGAAGTAAAAGTTGATTTGAGCATGAAAACATCCATTCCGGGTCTTTATGCAGCAGGGGATATGCGCGCAGAAGCTCCGAAACAAGTGGTTTGTGCGGCAGGTGACGGTGCCGTAGCCGCGTTGCAAGCCATCGCGTATGTGGATGGACACCAGTAA
- the rhuM gene encoding RhuM family protein, which produces MNKVNGSDIVIYNDGEIELNISVTEDTLWLTQMQLSDIFEKDQSVISRHIKNIFKDNEVDEKSNMQKMHTANSDKPVNFYSLDIVLAVGYRTNSSKAIKFRQWATSVLKSYIQNGYAINGDKITNERFVSLESDVATLKSQMGEFKALVNVDTLKTKEGIFFDGQIYDAYVFINDLLKSAKSEVVLIDNYIDDTVFTLFSKYPNLKIKIYTQIITKQLSLDYQKYQAQYQNMELLEFKSAHDRFIILDGVEMYHIGASLKDLGKKWFAFSKFEMDALEILGRLK; this is translated from the coding sequence ATGAACAAAGTTAATGGTTCAGATATAGTCATTTATAACGACGGTGAGATAGAACTCAATATTTCAGTTACAGAAGATACTCTTTGGCTCACTCAAATGCAGTTAAGTGATATTTTTGAAAAAGATCAAAGTGTTATCAGTAGACATATTAAGAATATTTTTAAAGATAATGAGGTGGATGAAAAAAGCAATATGCAAAAAATGCATACTGCAAATTCAGATAAACCTGTAAATTTCTACAGTTTAGATATTGTCTTAGCCGTAGGATACAGAACAAATTCATCTAAAGCAATAAAATTCAGACAATGGGCAACATCGGTACTCAAAAGCTACATCCAAAATGGTTATGCTATTAATGGCGATAAAATCACAAATGAGCGATTTGTATCTTTGGAAAGTGATGTAGCAACACTTAAATCTCAAATGGGGGAGTTTAAGGCGCTTGTCAATGTTGACACTCTTAAGACAAAAGAAGGAATATTTTTCGACGGACAGATTTATGATGCGTATGTTTTTATAAATGATTTGCTTAAAAGTGCAAAAAGTGAAGTAGTGCTGATCGACAACTACATAGACGACACAGTTTTTACCCTTTTTAGTAAATATCCCAATCTCAAAATAAAAATCTATACTCAAATTATCACCAAGCAACTCTCACTAGACTATCAAAAATACCAAGCGCAATACCAAAACATGGAACTATTAGAGTTCAAAAGCGCTCACGACAGATTTATCATACTAGATGGGGTGGAGATGTATCACATCGGAGCAAGTCTTAAAGATTTGGGTAAAAAATGGTTTGCGTTTTCGAAATTCGAGATGGATGCGTTGGAGATTTTGGGGAGATTGAAATGA
- a CDS encoding S1-like domain-containing RNA-binding protein — protein sequence MNETLKIGEINILTIDRDTVPGLFLRALDESDILLPNQYVTDKMHIGDTIDVFVYTDSEDRPVATTAMPKAMVNEIAFVEVVDTTPIGAFVNWGLPKDLFIPRALQKRPFAVGEKRLVRVILDEQTNRLVGTEKISGALEMPPKSFYPNTPVAFMIIAKTPMGYKVIVDHKFEGMIYANEIFEEVRVGQIKNGFVKVLRPDGKLDLSLQMVGKAKASGAADKILSMIKANGGMLPYNYKSDPDLIQKTFGLSKKNFKSALTQLVDSKKITVQENGIYGI from the coding sequence ATGAATGAAACACTAAAAATCGGGGAAATTAATATCCTCACAATTGATCGCGATACCGTGCCGGGACTATTCTTGCGTGCACTGGATGAGAGCGATATATTACTGCCCAACCAATACGTCACCGACAAAATGCACATCGGTGATACCATCGATGTATTTGTCTATACCGACAGCGAAGATCGCCCCGTTGCTACGACGGCAATGCCTAAAGCGATGGTGAATGAAATCGCATTTGTCGAAGTGGTCGATACCACCCCTATCGGTGCGTTTGTAAACTGGGGGCTTCCTAAAGACCTTTTTATCCCCCGTGCGCTTCAAAAACGCCCGTTCGCCGTCGGTGAAAAGCGGCTCGTGCGAGTTATCTTGGACGAGCAAACCAACCGTCTGGTAGGAACGGAAAAAATCAGCGGTGCATTAGAGATGCCGCCGAAGAGTTTTTACCCCAACACTCCCGTAGCGTTTATGATTATCGCCAAAACCCCTATGGGGTATAAAGTGATCGTGGATCATAAATTTGAGGGGATGATTTACGCCAACGAGATTTTTGAAGAGGTTCGTGTCGGACAAATCAAAAACGGATTCGTAAAAGTTCTCCGTCCTGATGGTAAACTCGATCTCTCTCTTCAGATGGTCGGAAAAGCCAAAGCTTCCGGTGCCGCTGATAAAATCCTCTCGATGATAAAAGCCAATGGCGGGATGTTGCCGTACAACTACAAAAGTGATCCCGATTTGATTCAAAAAACCTTTGGACTCAGTAAAAAGAATTTTAAAAGTGCATTAACACAGCTCGTCGATAGTAAAAAAATAACAGTTCAGGAGAACGGAATTTATGGGATATAG
- a CDS encoding EAL domain-containing protein: MKLSTKLLLTALLGISALIALFYFKSASNDYYTHRNAIELAFKELDSSQQKLNHAILTNAFFLYTNQDDIIQAIEHVHSHLNPLLENQHFVQEHTETYQILLEYQKAFESNTNAIYDFQTTNTVIKNSTAAIPRLQEQLLTSTEPLSENQRNGLRKIAHLSGALLVAKNAMDTQLIESFRNDIDSLASLHFTNKGQEEALKQLISHFNVILNAFPFYSEALNQIHNPALNQLLEKGKSRFIQESINELMFVTYFSYFLMALFIASILLISFFLIHSEQEARTDRLTGLQNRKGYEERIKHAKADLGLVLINIRKFKHYNDFYGVSSGDRLLIETAHRIRNIPFLGVKPTYYRLGADDFGILFEFSSKQPLEVLAKEVLSEFSKTPIIIDTEIRTPSIVVAASTFKPLLETADMALKSNAHTNPVIYHEGLNLRQVIHDNVTKAKELKEALNEERVVPYFQPIVDLSTCKAVKHEVLARIIMKNAQVRSIFPYLTIAKESNLYPQITRTIIAQSFMIIAEHAGDFSINLSIEDIGNHETVEMLEMMLEKYPNIGKRIIFEILESEAIEEYEGIVNFILRMRRHGCRIAIDDFGSGYSNFSRILNLTIDIIKIDGSLIRHLDTDDKAVTIVQTIVNFTKSASIETVAEFVHNKAIAHIVSELGIDAAQGFYFYEPAPHPVAVI; this comes from the coding sequence ATGAAGCTCTCAACCAAACTTCTTTTAACCGCTTTACTCGGTATTAGTGCCCTTATCGCACTCTTTTATTTCAAATCTGCTTCCAACGACTATTACACCCATCGTAATGCGATTGAACTTGCCTTTAAAGAACTGGATTCATCCCAACAAAAACTTAACCATGCTATCTTGACCAATGCTTTTTTTCTTTATACCAATCAAGATGATATTATCCAAGCCATTGAACATGTTCACTCTCATCTGAATCCTCTGTTAGAGAATCAACATTTTGTTCAAGAACACACAGAAACCTACCAAATATTACTTGAATACCAAAAAGCATTTGAGTCCAACACCAATGCTATTTATGATTTTCAAACCACCAATACCGTCATTAAAAATTCGACGGCGGCAATCCCCCGCTTACAAGAACAATTACTGACTTCAACTGAACCTCTGAGTGAAAACCAACGAAACGGTTTACGAAAAATCGCTCATCTTAGCGGCGCGCTTTTGGTTGCAAAAAATGCGATGGATACCCAGTTGATTGAATCTTTTCGTAACGATATTGATTCACTCGCATCCCTTCACTTCACGAATAAAGGGCAGGAAGAAGCCTTAAAACAGCTGATCTCACATTTCAATGTCATCCTTAACGCATTCCCCTTTTATTCCGAAGCACTCAACCAAATCCATAATCCTGCACTTAATCAACTGCTTGAAAAAGGGAAAAGCAGATTTATACAAGAATCGATAAACGAGTTGATGTTTGTTACCTATTTTTCGTATTTTTTAATGGCACTCTTTATTGCCAGTATTCTCCTTATCTCATTCTTTTTAATCCACAGCGAACAGGAAGCTCGAACCGATCGTTTAACCGGCTTGCAAAATCGCAAAGGGTATGAAGAGCGGATTAAACACGCAAAAGCAGATTTAGGGTTAGTCCTCATCAATATCCGAAAATTTAAACATTACAACGATTTTTACGGTGTATCCTCAGGAGACAGGCTCCTCATCGAAACGGCACATCGTATTCGAAACATCCCTTTTTTAGGGGTAAAACCCACCTATTATCGTTTGGGTGCCGATGATTTCGGTATCCTCTTCGAATTCTCCTCAAAACAACCTCTTGAAGTATTAGCCAAAGAGGTCTTGAGCGAATTTTCCAAAACCCCTATCATTATCGACACAGAAATACGAACCCCCTCTATCGTGGTTGCCGCATCAACCTTTAAACCTCTGCTGGAAACCGCAGATATGGCGCTTAAAAGCAATGCCCATACAAACCCTGTTATCTATCACGAAGGGCTCAATCTCCGACAGGTTATTCATGATAATGTCACAAAAGCAAAAGAACTCAAAGAAGCGCTTAATGAAGAGCGTGTCGTCCCTTATTTTCAGCCTATTGTCGATCTTTCAACGTGTAAAGCCGTTAAACATGAGGTACTTGCCCGAATCATTATGAAAAATGCTCAAGTACGTTCCATTTTCCCCTATCTTACTATCGCAAAAGAATCCAATCTCTATCCTCAGATCACCCGCACGATCATTGCCCAAAGCTTTATGATCATCGCAGAACACGCCGGAGATTTTTCCATTAATCTCTCAATCGAGGATATTGGTAATCATGAGACCGTTGAAATGTTAGAAATGATGCTGGAAAAGTATCCAAACATCGGAAAACGGATTATTTTTGAAATTTTAGAGTCCGAAGCAATCGAAGAGTATGAAGGGATTGTTAATTTCATTCTAAGAATGCGCCGCCATGGATGCCGCATTGCAATCGATGATTTCGGAAGCGGCTATTCTAATTTCTCACGTATTCTTAATCTCACCATCGATATTATCAAAATTGACGGTTCACTGATTCGACACCTCGATACCGATGATAAAGCGGTCACAATCGTACAAACGATTGTCAACTTTACCAAAAGTGCTTCAATCGAAACCGTCGCCGAATTCGTCCATAATAAAGCTATCGCCCATATTGTCTCAGAACTGGGAATCGACGCGGCACAAGGGTTTTACTTTTATGAACCGGCACCGCATCCGGTCGCGGTCATTTAA
- the dapB gene encoding 4-hydroxy-tetrahydrodipicolinate reductase, whose protein sequence is MIRAGVFGAGGRVGKLLIEDLRHENEISLGAVYVRNELNFSIDPSVMVTNDMATLLKSSDVIIDFSLPEATQVLLERAIEHPKPLVIGTTGLDTHQMNLLKTASESMPILYATNMSLGVALLNQLVHMAAKTLDGFDIEIVEQHHRHKKDAPSGTALTLAHSAAAGRNLDLDAVRVSGRNGNIGERTKDEIAVMALRGGDIVGRHTVGFYNEGEFIELHHTATSRNTFSKGAIRAAKWLAGKPNGLYSIQDCLELA, encoded by the coding sequence ATGATTAGAGCAGGTGTATTTGGCGCTGGCGGACGTGTCGGTAAGCTATTGATTGAAGATTTGCGCCACGAGAACGAGATTTCACTAGGGGCGGTGTATGTCCGTAATGAACTCAATTTCTCAATCGATCCTTCGGTAATGGTGACGAACGATATGGCGACGTTGCTCAAAAGCTCAGATGTCATTATCGATTTTTCATTGCCCGAAGCGACACAGGTTTTATTGGAGCGCGCGATTGAGCATCCTAAGCCTTTGGTGATCGGAACGACGGGTTTAGATACGCATCAGATGAATCTCCTCAAAACGGCGAGTGAATCGATGCCGATTTTGTATGCGACCAATATGTCACTCGGCGTTGCTCTGCTCAATCAACTGGTTCACATGGCGGCTAAAACTCTTGACGGATTTGATATTGAAATCGTCGAACAGCATCATCGTCATAAAAAAGATGCTCCGAGCGGTACGGCTCTCACCCTTGCCCACTCGGCAGCAGCGGGGCGAAATCTTGATCTCGATGCGGTACGTGTCAGCGGGCGTAACGGCAATATCGGTGAGCGAACCAAAGATGAAATCGCCGTAATGGCATTGCGCGGCGGAGATATCGTCGGTCGTCATACGGTCGGGTTTTATAATGAGGGTGAATTCATCGAACTTCACCATACCGCAACCAGTCGCAATACCTTCTCCAAAGGTGCCATTCGTGCCGCAAAATGGCTGGCCGGAAAACCAAACGGTCTGTACAGTATTCAAGACTGTTTAGAACTAGCATAA
- a CDS encoding SDR family NAD(P)-dependent oxidoreductase: protein MTKKRIIITGASSGLGEALALYYASDKNQLVLIARREDRLTDVAVRCRVKGAEVETIIADVNDFERMREIGKHLCENPIDRIILNAGVSVGHSAGVTPFEDFERVFKTNFLSVHALLEPIIPKLMTQKSGEIVFISSLASLFTMPTSIAYSSSKRALNAYAEGLYYQLKPHGITVMTIMPGFIKSEMTQKNRFKMPFLMKTEEGIARITHAIERKKIRYAFPFRFTLMIRIVLLLPQSLRDKIVHFTNFKKGA from the coding sequence ATGACGAAAAAGCGTATAATTATCACAGGAGCCAGCAGCGGTTTAGGAGAAGCTCTTGCGCTATATTATGCGTCAGACAAAAATCAACTTGTATTGATCGCACGCAGGGAAGATCGCTTAACTGATGTAGCGGTTCGATGCCGAGTGAAGGGTGCCGAGGTAGAGACGATCATCGCTGATGTCAATGATTTTGAGCGGATGAGAGAGATTGGCAAACATCTGTGTGAAAATCCTATCGATCGTATCATTCTCAATGCAGGAGTTTCGGTCGGTCATAGCGCAGGTGTAACGCCGTTCGAAGATTTTGAGAGAGTTTTTAAAACCAATTTTTTGAGTGTTCATGCCCTTTTGGAACCTATCATTCCTAAACTAATGACACAAAAATCGGGTGAGATCGTTTTTATCTCTTCTCTCGCCTCGCTCTTTACGATGCCGACGTCGATTGCCTACAGCAGTTCCAAACGGGCGCTAAACGCCTATGCTGAAGGGCTTTATTATCAGTTAAAACCGCACGGTATCACTGTTATGACAATTATGCCCGGATTTATCAAATCGGAAATGACGCAGAAGAATCGCTTTAAAATGCCATTCTTGATGAAAACAGAGGAGGGAATAGCGCGGATCACCCATGCGATTGAACGGAAAAAAATACGTTACGCTTTTCCTTTTAGATTCACCTTAATGATTCGAATTGTCTTGCTACTTCCGCAGTCCTTAAGAGACAAAATTGTACACTTCACTAATTTTAAAAAGGGTGCATAA
- a CDS encoding cytochrome c peroxidase: MKFILYFFAIVTALTHGAEPIAPIPESIPYDAAKAAVGEKLFFDPILSRDYTISCATCHDFSKGGADARNVSTGIHHQKGSMNAPTVLNSIFNFTQFWNGRAKNLTEQALGPIHNPIEMGLTPAESTLRLKGDPAYSNAFEKITGRRTITANDIAIMIAEYEKTLITPNGRFDLYLRGEKSLSPKEMEGYQLFKTLGCISCHNGVNVGGNSYQKMGAILSIERKAKTDDRYAITHRERDKNVFKVPTLRNIALTAPYFHDGSAATLREAINKMSYHNLGIKLSEKEIDSLLTFLNTLTGKLAGKELRP; the protein is encoded by the coding sequence ATGAAATTTATTCTCTATTTTTTTGCTATTGTCACTGCTTTAACACATGGGGCAGAGCCTATTGCCCCGATACCGGAAAGTATCCCTTATGACGCGGCAAAAGCAGCAGTGGGAGAAAAGCTTTTTTTCGATCCGATCCTCTCTCGCGATTACACTATTAGCTGTGCCACTTGCCATGATTTTTCCAAAGGTGGGGCTGATGCACGCAATGTATCCACCGGTATTCACCACCAAAAAGGTTCAATGAATGCCCCTACGGTTTTAAATTCCATTTTTAATTTCACCCAATTCTGGAACGGCAGAGCCAAAAATCTCACAGAGCAGGCCCTCGGCCCCATCCACAATCCTATCGAAATGGGGCTTACCCCCGCCGAATCGACGTTACGTCTCAAAGGCGATCCGGCATACAGCAATGCATTTGAAAAGATTACCGGTCGACGCACGATAACCGCTAACGATATCGCTATCATGATTGCCGAGTATGAAAAAACACTTATTACCCCCAATGGAAGATTTGATCTCTATTTACGCGGGGAAAAATCCCTTTCACCAAAAGAGATGGAAGGGTATCAGCTCTTTAAAACATTGGGCTGTATCAGTTGCCACAATGGTGTCAATGTAGGGGGAAACTCTTATCAAAAAATGGGAGCCATTCTTTCTATTGAGCGAAAAGCTAAAACCGATGACCGATATGCCATCACCCACCGCGAACGCGACAAGAACGTCTTTAAGGTGCCGACATTACGCAATATTGCCCTCACCGCACCCTATTTTCATGATGGGAGTGCCGCGACATTGCGCGAAGCCATCAATAAAATGTCCTATCATAATCTCGGCATTAAACTCTCCGAAAAAGAGATCGATTCCCTCCTCACTTTTTTAAATACCCTTACCGGTAAACTCGCCGGAAAAGAGCTGCGTCCATGA
- a CDS encoding YraN family protein encodes MNTRARGNIAEERGCEYLRNSGYRIIDRNVYNRFGEIDIIAVRGDVIHFVEVKSAQSYEQAVNNITRAKLQKLGRTIQFYLQKKKLNRDYCIDALIVTDDVLELIENITL; translated from the coding sequence GTGAACACGCGCGCTCGGGGAAATATCGCCGAAGAGCGCGGGTGTGAATACCTCCGCAATAGTGGGTACCGAATTATCGATCGAAATGTCTACAACCGGTTCGGAGAGATCGATATTATTGCCGTACGTGGGGATGTCATCCATTTTGTGGAAGTCAAGAGTGCCCAAAGCTATGAGCAAGCCGTTAATAACATTACCCGCGCAAAACTCCAAAAGCTGGGTCGAACCATCCAGTTTTATCTTCAGAAGAAAAAATTGAACCGTGATTACTGCATCGATGCATTGATTGTCACTGATGACGTTTTAGAATTGATTGAAAATATTACGCTTTAG